A single genomic interval of Myxocyprinus asiaticus isolate MX2 ecotype Aquarium Trade chromosome 19, UBuf_Myxa_2, whole genome shotgun sequence harbors:
- the LOC127456658 gene encoding E-selectin-like isoform X6, giving the protein MGFCNNIPLHGAKFLRFFASLVLISSVLNMWRSTEGWSYHHSEKIMNWERARNWCRQHYTDMVAIQNKEESSHLNNFLPVAKTGYYWIGIRKINGNWTWVGTNKQLSQKAENWATNEPNNGGNNEDCVEIYIKRKVDAGKWNDMSCAKENTALCYTVSCKDDSCISGHGECVETINNHTCSCFEGFYGERCEHVVKCKPEDITTPDHASIQCSHPYGNFSYDSKCEYSCEEGYKVKGYGMTRCTSTKEWSSKPPTCELVQCPELKDPQEGSMQCHHPMGNFSYQSTCEFVCEEGYKLGDSSSSTLFCGASGHWNDSQPYCEIVKCKPEDITTPHHGSVQCSHSNGNFSYDSHCEYSCEEGYNVKGSGTTSCTSTKEWSSKPPTCELVQCPELTEPQEGTMQCHHPMGNFSYQSTCDFVCDEGYTLGESSTSTLFCGASGHWNDSQSNCEIVQCPELTKPQEGTMQCHHPMGNFSYQSTCEFVCEKGYTLGDSSSSTLFCGASGHWNDSQPYCEIVKCKPEDITTPHHGSVQCSHPNGNFSYDSQCEYSCEEGYNVKGSGTTSCTSTKEWSSKPPTCELVQCPELTEPQEGTIQCHHPMGNFSYQSTCDFVCDEGYTLGESSTSTLFCGANGHWNDSQSNCEIVQCPELTKPQEGTMQCHHPMGNFSYQSTCEFVCEEGYTLGDSSSYTLFCGANGHWNDSQPYCEFVKCKPEDITTPHHGSVQCSHPNGNFTYDSHCKYYCEEGYNVKGSGMTRCTSTKEWSSKPPTCELVQCPELTEPQEGTMQCHHPMGNFSYQSTCEFGCDEGYTSGVSSSSTLFCGASGHWNDSQPHCEIVKCKPEDITTPDHGSVQCSHPKGNFSYDSQCEYTCEEGYNVKGSSMTTCTSTTEWSSRPPTCELIQCPVLENLADGEMRCTSNFSYGSKCIFSCAEGYRLQGGSEISCMKTSEWSQETPRCEAVVCPQIQEPVNGHMNCSSAEPTFGTVCTFSCLDNHQLQNNETVLCNHTGNWSGEVAVCQAHSEALVTEVTLGVAAAVGSSSLLLVLWMLKKLRRNANKFDLNSNSETEDHPQVYKNSIDSLI; this is encoded by the exons ATG gGCTTTTGCAACAACATACCATTACACGGAGCCAAATTTTTGCGGTTTTTTGCCTCACTTGTTCTTATTTCTTCAG TGCTTAACATGTGGAGAAGCACTGAAGGCTGGTCATACCATCACTCAGAGAAAATAATGAACTGGGAACGTGCCAGAAACTGGTGCAGGCAGCACTACACAGACATGGTGGCCATCCAGAATAAAGAGGAGAGTTCTCATCTAAACAACTTCCTTCCAGTAGCCAAAACAGGATATTACTGGATAGGGATTCGTAAAATTAATGGCAACTGGACCTGGGTGGGAACCAATAAGCAGCTTTCCCAGAAAGCTGAGAACTGGGCAACGAATGAGCCCAACAACGGAGGAAATAATGAAGACTGTGTGGAAATATACATTAAAAGAAAGGTTGATGCGGGCAAATGGAATGATATGTCCTGCGCAAAGGAAAATACTGCACTCTGCTACACTG TGTCCTGCAAAGATGACTCCTGCATCAGTGGTCATGGAGAGTGTGTGGAGACCATAAACAACCACACATGTTCATGCTTTGAGGGATTCTATGGAGAAAGGTGTGAGCATG TTGTGAAATGTAAACCAGAGGACATCACCACACCAGATCATGCCAGTATCCAGTGCTCACATCCTTATGGAAATTTCTCATATGACTCTAAATGTGAATACTCCTGTGAGGAGGGTTATAAAGTAAAGGGTTACGGTATGACAAGATGCACTTCTACCAAAGAGTGGTCAAGCAAACCACCGACCTGTGAAC ttgtCCAATGTCCAGAACTGAAAGATCCACAGGAAGGCTCTATGCAATGTCACCATCCCATGGGCAACTTCAGCTACCAATCCACTTGTGAGTTTGTATGTGAAGAAGGATACAAATTAGGAGACTCCAGCTCTTCTACACTCTTCTGTGGGGCCAGTGGACACTGGAATGATTCACAGCCCTATTGTGAAA TTGTAAAATGCAAACCTGAGGACATCACCACACCACATCATGGCAGTGTCCAGTGCTCTCATTCTAATGGAAATTTCTCATATGACTCTCATTGTGAATACTCCTGTGAAGAGGGTTATAATGTAAAGGGTTCCGGTACGACAAGTTGCACTTCTACCAAAGAGTGGTCAAGCAAACCACCGACCTGTGAAC TTGTCCAATGTCCAGAGTTGACAGAGCCACAGGAAGGAACTATGCAATGTCATCATCCCATGGGCAACTTCAGCTACCAATCCACTTGTGACTTTGTATGTGATGAAGGATACACCTTAGGAGAGTCTAGCACATCTACACTGTTCTGTGGGGCCAGTGGACACTGGAATGATTCACAATCCAACTGTGAAA TTGTTCAATGTCCAGAGCTGACAAAGCCACAGGAAGGCACTATGCAATGTCACCATCCCATGGGCAACTTCAGCTACCAATCCACCTGTGAGTTTGTATGTGAAAAAGGATACACATTAGGAGACTCCAGCTCTTCTACACTCTTCTGTGGGGCCAGTGGACACTGGAATGATTCACAGCCCTATTGTGAAA TTGTAAAATGCAAACCTGAGGACATCACCACACCACATCATGGCAGTGTCCAGTGCTCTCATCCTAATGGAAATTTCTCATATGACTCTCAATGTGAATACTCCTGTGAAGAGGGTTATAATGTAAAGGGTTCCGGTACAACAAGTTGCACTTCTACCAAAGAGTGGTCAAGCAAACCACCGACCTGTGAAC TTGTCCAATGTCCAGAGCTGACAGAGCCACAGGAAGGCACTATACAATGTCACCATCCCATGGGCAACTTCAGCTACCAATCCACTTGTGACTTTGTATGTGACGAAGGATACACCTTAGGAGAGTCTAGCACATCTACACTGTTCTGTGGGGCCAATGGACACTGGAATGATTCACAATCCAACTGTGAAA TTGTTCAATGTCCAGAGCTGACAAAGCCACAGGAAGGCACTATGCAATGTCACCATCCCATGGGCAACTTCAGCTACCAATCCACCTGTGAGTTTGTATGTGAAGAAGGATACACATTAGGAGACTCCAGCTCTTATACACTCTTCTGTGGGGCCAATGGACACTGGAATGATTCACAGCCCTATTGTGAAT TTGTAAAATGCAAACCAGAGGACATCACCACACCACATCATGGCAGTGTCCAGTGCTCTCATCCTAATGGAAATTTTACATATGACTCTCATTGTAAATACTACTGTGAAGAGGGTTATAATGTAAAGGGTTCCGGTATGACACGTTGCACTTCTACCAAAGAGTGGTCAAGCAAACCACCGACCTGTGAAC TTGTCCAATGTCCAGAGCTGACAGAGCCACAGGAAGGCACTATGCAATGTCACCATCCCATGGGCAACTTCAGCTACCAATCCACTTGTGAGTTTGGATGtgacgaaggatacacctcaggAGTCTCCAGCTCTTCTACACTCTTCTGTGGGGCCAGTGGACACTGGAATGATTCACAACCTCATTGTGAAA TTGTAAAATGCAAACCAGAGGACATCACCACACCAGATCATGGCAGTGTCCAGTGCTCTCATCCTAAAGGAAATTTCTCATATGACTCTCAATGTGAATACACCTGTGAAGAGGGTTATAATGTAAAGGGTTCCAGTATGACAACATGCACTTCTACCACAGAATGGTCAAGCAGACCACCGACCTGTGAAC TTATTCAGTGCCCGGTCCTTGAGAACCTAGCAGATGGAGAGATGAGGTGCACTTCAAACTTTAGTTATGGAAGCAAGTGTATCTTCAGTTGTGCAGAGGGATACCGCCTCCAGGGGGGGTCAGAGATCAGCTGTATGAAAACCTCAGAGTGGAGTCAGGAAACACCTCGCTGTGAAG CTGTTGTCTGCCCACAAATTCAGGAGCCAGTCAACGGCCACATGAACTGCTCATCTGCAGAACCCACCTTTGGCACTGTCTGCACTTTCAGCTGTCTTGATAACCACCAACTTCAAAATAATGAGACAGTGTTGTGTAATCACACTGGGAACTGGTCAGGGGAAGTGGCGGTGTGCCAAG CTCATTCTGAGGCCTTAGTGACAGAGGTGACTCTTGGGGTTGCAGCTGCTGTCGGTAGCTCTAGTTTGTTATTAGTCCTCTGGATGCTAAAGAAATTGAGGCGTAATG ctaACAAGTTTGACCTAAACAG TAACTCAGAAACTGAGGATCATCCTCAGGTTTATAAGAACAGTATTGATAGTCTCATATAG
- the LOC127456658 gene encoding P-selectin-like isoform X13 → MGFCNNIPLHGAKFLRFFASLVLISSVLNMWRSTEGWSYHHSEKIMNWERARNWCRQHYTDMVAIQNKEESSHLNNFLPVAKTGYYWIGIRKINGNWTWVGTNKQLSQKAENWATNEPNNGGNNEDCVEIYIKRKVDAGKWNDMSCAKENTALCYTVSCKDDSCISGHGECVETINNHTCSCFEGFYGERCEHVVKCKPEDITTPDHASIQCSHPYGNFSYDSKCEYSCEEGYKVKGYGMTRCTSTKEWSSKPPTCELVQCPELKDPQEGSMQCHHPMGNFSYQSTCEFVCEEGYKLGDSSSSTLFCGASGHWNDSQPYCEIVKCKPEDITTPHHGSVQCSHSNGNFSYDSHCEYSCEEGYNVKGSGTTSCTSTKEWSSKPPTCELVQCPELTEPQEGTMQCHHPMGNFSYQSTCDFVCDEGYTLGESSTSTLFCGASGHWNDSQSNCEIVQCPELTKPQEGTMQCHHPMGNFSYQSTCEFVCEKGYTLGDSSSSTLFCGASGHWNDSQPYCEIVKCKPEDITTPHHGSVQCSHPNGNFSYDSQCEYSCEEGYNVKGSGTTSCTSTKEWSSKPPTCELVQCPELTEPQEGTIQCHHPMGNFSYQSTCDFVCDEGYTLGESSTSTLFCGANGHWNDSQSNCEIVQCPELTKPQEGTMQCHHPMGNFSYQSTCEFVCEEGYTLGDSSSYTLFCGANGHWNDSQPYCEFVKCKPEDITTPHHGSVQCSHPNGNFTYDSHCKYYCEEGYNVKGSGMTRCTSTKEWSSKPPTCELIQCPVLENLADGEMRCTSNFSYGSKCIFSCAEGYRLQGGSEISCMKTSEWSQETPRCEAVVCPQIQEPVNGHMNCSSAEPTFGTVCTFSCLDNHQLQNNETVLCNHTGNWSGEVAVCQAHSEALVTEVTLGVAAAVGSSSLLLVLWMLKKLRRNANKFDLNSNSETEDHPQVYKNSIDSLI, encoded by the exons ATG gGCTTTTGCAACAACATACCATTACACGGAGCCAAATTTTTGCGGTTTTTTGCCTCACTTGTTCTTATTTCTTCAG TGCTTAACATGTGGAGAAGCACTGAAGGCTGGTCATACCATCACTCAGAGAAAATAATGAACTGGGAACGTGCCAGAAACTGGTGCAGGCAGCACTACACAGACATGGTGGCCATCCAGAATAAAGAGGAGAGTTCTCATCTAAACAACTTCCTTCCAGTAGCCAAAACAGGATATTACTGGATAGGGATTCGTAAAATTAATGGCAACTGGACCTGGGTGGGAACCAATAAGCAGCTTTCCCAGAAAGCTGAGAACTGGGCAACGAATGAGCCCAACAACGGAGGAAATAATGAAGACTGTGTGGAAATATACATTAAAAGAAAGGTTGATGCGGGCAAATGGAATGATATGTCCTGCGCAAAGGAAAATACTGCACTCTGCTACACTG TGTCCTGCAAAGATGACTCCTGCATCAGTGGTCATGGAGAGTGTGTGGAGACCATAAACAACCACACATGTTCATGCTTTGAGGGATTCTATGGAGAAAGGTGTGAGCATG TTGTGAAATGTAAACCAGAGGACATCACCACACCAGATCATGCCAGTATCCAGTGCTCACATCCTTATGGAAATTTCTCATATGACTCTAAATGTGAATACTCCTGTGAGGAGGGTTATAAAGTAAAGGGTTACGGTATGACAAGATGCACTTCTACCAAAGAGTGGTCAAGCAAACCACCGACCTGTGAAC ttgtCCAATGTCCAGAACTGAAAGATCCACAGGAAGGCTCTATGCAATGTCACCATCCCATGGGCAACTTCAGCTACCAATCCACTTGTGAGTTTGTATGTGAAGAAGGATACAAATTAGGAGACTCCAGCTCTTCTACACTCTTCTGTGGGGCCAGTGGACACTGGAATGATTCACAGCCCTATTGTGAAA TTGTAAAATGCAAACCTGAGGACATCACCACACCACATCATGGCAGTGTCCAGTGCTCTCATTCTAATGGAAATTTCTCATATGACTCTCATTGTGAATACTCCTGTGAAGAGGGTTATAATGTAAAGGGTTCCGGTACGACAAGTTGCACTTCTACCAAAGAGTGGTCAAGCAAACCACCGACCTGTGAAC TTGTCCAATGTCCAGAGTTGACAGAGCCACAGGAAGGAACTATGCAATGTCATCATCCCATGGGCAACTTCAGCTACCAATCCACTTGTGACTTTGTATGTGATGAAGGATACACCTTAGGAGAGTCTAGCACATCTACACTGTTCTGTGGGGCCAGTGGACACTGGAATGATTCACAATCCAACTGTGAAA TTGTTCAATGTCCAGAGCTGACAAAGCCACAGGAAGGCACTATGCAATGTCACCATCCCATGGGCAACTTCAGCTACCAATCCACCTGTGAGTTTGTATGTGAAAAAGGATACACATTAGGAGACTCCAGCTCTTCTACACTCTTCTGTGGGGCCAGTGGACACTGGAATGATTCACAGCCCTATTGTGAAA TTGTAAAATGCAAACCTGAGGACATCACCACACCACATCATGGCAGTGTCCAGTGCTCTCATCCTAATGGAAATTTCTCATATGACTCTCAATGTGAATACTCCTGTGAAGAGGGTTATAATGTAAAGGGTTCCGGTACAACAAGTTGCACTTCTACCAAAGAGTGGTCAAGCAAACCACCGACCTGTGAAC TTGTCCAATGTCCAGAGCTGACAGAGCCACAGGAAGGCACTATACAATGTCACCATCCCATGGGCAACTTCAGCTACCAATCCACTTGTGACTTTGTATGTGACGAAGGATACACCTTAGGAGAGTCTAGCACATCTACACTGTTCTGTGGGGCCAATGGACACTGGAATGATTCACAATCCAACTGTGAAA TTGTTCAATGTCCAGAGCTGACAAAGCCACAGGAAGGCACTATGCAATGTCACCATCCCATGGGCAACTTCAGCTACCAATCCACCTGTGAGTTTGTATGTGAAGAAGGATACACATTAGGAGACTCCAGCTCTTATACACTCTTCTGTGGGGCCAATGGACACTGGAATGATTCACAGCCCTATTGTGAAT TTGTAAAATGCAAACCAGAGGACATCACCACACCACATCATGGCAGTGTCCAGTGCTCTCATCCTAATGGAAATTTTACATATGACTCTCATTGTAAATACTACTGTGAAGAGGGTTATAATGTAAAGGGTTCCGGTATGACACGTTGCACTTCTACCAAAGAGTGGTCAAGCAAACCACCGACCTGTGAAC TTATTCAGTGCCCGGTCCTTGAGAACCTAGCAGATGGAGAGATGAGGTGCACTTCAAACTTTAGTTATGGAAGCAAGTGTATCTTCAGTTGTGCAGAGGGATACCGCCTCCAGGGGGGGTCAGAGATCAGCTGTATGAAAACCTCAGAGTGGAGTCAGGAAACACCTCGCTGTGAAG CTGTTGTCTGCCCACAAATTCAGGAGCCAGTCAACGGCCACATGAACTGCTCATCTGCAGAACCCACCTTTGGCACTGTCTGCACTTTCAGCTGTCTTGATAACCACCAACTTCAAAATAATGAGACAGTGTTGTGTAATCACACTGGGAACTGGTCAGGGGAAGTGGCGGTGTGCCAAG CTCATTCTGAGGCCTTAGTGACAGAGGTGACTCTTGGGGTTGCAGCTGCTGTCGGTAGCTCTAGTTTGTTATTAGTCCTCTGGATGCTAAAGAAATTGAGGCGTAATG ctaACAAGTTTGACCTAAACAG TAACTCAGAAACTGAGGATCATCCTCAGGTTTATAAGAACAGTATTGATAGTCTCATATAG
- the LOC127456658 gene encoding E-selectin-like isoform X9, whose protein sequence is MGFCNNIPLHGAKFLRFFASLVLISSVLNMWRSTEGWSYHHSEKIMNWERARNWCRQHYTDMVAIQNKEESSHLNNFLPVAKTGYYWIGIRKINGNWTWVGTNKQLSQKAENWATNEPNNGGNNEDCVEIYIKRKVDAGKWNDMSCAKENTALCYTVSCKDDSCISGHGECVETINNHTCSCFEGFYGERCEHVVKCKPEDITTPDHASIQCSHPYGNFSYDSKCEYSCEEGYKVKGYGMTRCTSTKEWSSKPPTCELVQCPELKDPQEGSMQCHHPMGNFSYQSTCEFVCEEGYKLGDSSSSTLFCGASGHWNDSQPYCEIVKCKPEDITTPHHGSVQCSHSNGNFSYDSHCEYSCEEGYNVKGSGTTSCTSTKEWSSKPPTCELVQCPELTEPQEGTIQCHHPMGNFSYQSTCDFVCDEGYTLGESSTSTLFCGANGHWNDSQSNCEIVQCPELTKPQEGTMQCHHPMGNFSYQSTCEFVCEEGYTLGDSSSYTLFCGANGHWNDSQPYCEFVKCKPEDITTPHHGSVQCSHPNGNFTYDSHCKYYCEEGYNVKGSGMTRCTSTKEWSSKPPTCELVQCPELTEPQEGTMQCHHPMGNFSYQSTCEFGCDEGYTSGVSSSSTLFCGASGHWNDSQPHCEIVKCKPEDITTPHHGSVQCSHPSGQFSYDSQCEYSCEEGYNVKGSTMTRCTSTKEWSSKPPTCELVQCPELTEPLGGTMQCHDPKGNFNFQSTCEFVCKEGYTLRNPGSSTLFCGITGRWNDSQPNCEFVKCKPEDITTPDHGSVQCSHPKGNFSYDSQCEYTCEEGYNVKGSSMTTCTSTTEWSSRPPTCELIQCPVLENLADGEMRCTSNFSYGSKCIFSCAEGYRLQGGSEISCMKTSEWSQETPRCEAVVCPQIQEPVNGHMNCSSAEPTFGTVCTFSCLDNHQLQNNETVLCNHTGNWSGEVAVCQAHSEALVTEVTLGVAAAVGSSSLLLVLWMLKKLRRNANKFDLNSNSETEDHPQVYKNSIDSLI, encoded by the exons ATG gGCTTTTGCAACAACATACCATTACACGGAGCCAAATTTTTGCGGTTTTTTGCCTCACTTGTTCTTATTTCTTCAG TGCTTAACATGTGGAGAAGCACTGAAGGCTGGTCATACCATCACTCAGAGAAAATAATGAACTGGGAACGTGCCAGAAACTGGTGCAGGCAGCACTACACAGACATGGTGGCCATCCAGAATAAAGAGGAGAGTTCTCATCTAAACAACTTCCTTCCAGTAGCCAAAACAGGATATTACTGGATAGGGATTCGTAAAATTAATGGCAACTGGACCTGGGTGGGAACCAATAAGCAGCTTTCCCAGAAAGCTGAGAACTGGGCAACGAATGAGCCCAACAACGGAGGAAATAATGAAGACTGTGTGGAAATATACATTAAAAGAAAGGTTGATGCGGGCAAATGGAATGATATGTCCTGCGCAAAGGAAAATACTGCACTCTGCTACACTG TGTCCTGCAAAGATGACTCCTGCATCAGTGGTCATGGAGAGTGTGTGGAGACCATAAACAACCACACATGTTCATGCTTTGAGGGATTCTATGGAGAAAGGTGTGAGCATG TTGTGAAATGTAAACCAGAGGACATCACCACACCAGATCATGCCAGTATCCAGTGCTCACATCCTTATGGAAATTTCTCATATGACTCTAAATGTGAATACTCCTGTGAGGAGGGTTATAAAGTAAAGGGTTACGGTATGACAAGATGCACTTCTACCAAAGAGTGGTCAAGCAAACCACCGACCTGTGAAC ttgtCCAATGTCCAGAACTGAAAGATCCACAGGAAGGCTCTATGCAATGTCACCATCCCATGGGCAACTTCAGCTACCAATCCACTTGTGAGTTTGTATGTGAAGAAGGATACAAATTAGGAGACTCCAGCTCTTCTACACTCTTCTGTGGGGCCAGTGGACACTGGAATGATTCACAGCCCTATTGTGAAA TTGTAAAATGCAAACCTGAGGACATCACCACACCACATCATGGCAGTGTCCAGTGCTCTCATTCTAATGGAAATTTCTCATATGACTCTCATTGTGAATACTCCTGTGAAGAGGGTTATAATGTAAAGGGTTCCGGTACGACAAGTTGCACTTCTACCAAAGAGTGGTCAAGCAAACCACCGACCTGTGAAC TTGTCCAATGTCCAGAGCTGACAGAGCCACAGGAAGGCACTATACAATGTCACCATCCCATGGGCAACTTCAGCTACCAATCCACTTGTGACTTTGTATGTGACGAAGGATACACCTTAGGAGAGTCTAGCACATCTACACTGTTCTGTGGGGCCAATGGACACTGGAATGATTCACAATCCAACTGTGAAA TTGTTCAATGTCCAGAGCTGACAAAGCCACAGGAAGGCACTATGCAATGTCACCATCCCATGGGCAACTTCAGCTACCAATCCACCTGTGAGTTTGTATGTGAAGAAGGATACACATTAGGAGACTCCAGCTCTTATACACTCTTCTGTGGGGCCAATGGACACTGGAATGATTCACAGCCCTATTGTGAAT TTGTAAAATGCAAACCAGAGGACATCACCACACCACATCATGGCAGTGTCCAGTGCTCTCATCCTAATGGAAATTTTACATATGACTCTCATTGTAAATACTACTGTGAAGAGGGTTATAATGTAAAGGGTTCCGGTATGACACGTTGCACTTCTACCAAAGAGTGGTCAAGCAAACCACCGACCTGTGAAC TTGTCCAATGTCCAGAGCTGACAGAGCCACAGGAAGGCACTATGCAATGTCACCATCCCATGGGCAACTTCAGCTACCAATCCACTTGTGAGTTTGGATGtgacgaaggatacacctcaggAGTCTCCAGCTCTTCTACACTCTTCTGTGGGGCCAGTGGACACTGGAATGATTCACAACCTCATTGTGAAA TTGTAAAATGCAAACCAGAGGACATCACCACACCACATCATGGCAGTGTCCAGTGCTCCCATCCTAGTGGACAATTCTCATATGACTCTCAGTGTGAATACTCCTGTGAAGAGGGTTATAATGTAAAGGGATCTACTATGACAAGATGCACTTCTACCAAAGAGTGGTCAAGCAAACCACCGACCTGTGAAC TTGTCCAATGTCCAGAGCTGACTGAGCCACTGGGAGGCACAATGCAATGCCACGATCCTAAAGGCAACTTCAACTTTCAATCCACCTGTGAGTTTGTATGTAAAGAAGGATACACATTAAGAAACCCCGGCTCTTCTACACTATTCTGTGGAATCACGGGACGCTGGAATGATTCGCAACCGAACTGTGAAT TTGTAAAATGCAAACCAGAGGACATCACCACACCAGATCATGGCAGTGTCCAGTGCTCTCATCCTAAAGGAAATTTCTCATATGACTCTCAATGTGAATACACCTGTGAAGAGGGTTATAATGTAAAGGGTTCCAGTATGACAACATGCACTTCTACCACAGAATGGTCAAGCAGACCACCGACCTGTGAAC TTATTCAGTGCCCGGTCCTTGAGAACCTAGCAGATGGAGAGATGAGGTGCACTTCAAACTTTAGTTATGGAAGCAAGTGTATCTTCAGTTGTGCAGAGGGATACCGCCTCCAGGGGGGGTCAGAGATCAGCTGTATGAAAACCTCAGAGTGGAGTCAGGAAACACCTCGCTGTGAAG CTGTTGTCTGCCCACAAATTCAGGAGCCAGTCAACGGCCACATGAACTGCTCATCTGCAGAACCCACCTTTGGCACTGTCTGCACTTTCAGCTGTCTTGATAACCACCAACTTCAAAATAATGAGACAGTGTTGTGTAATCACACTGGGAACTGGTCAGGGGAAGTGGCGGTGTGCCAAG CTCATTCTGAGGCCTTAGTGACAGAGGTGACTCTTGGGGTTGCAGCTGCTGTCGGTAGCTCTAGTTTGTTATTAGTCCTCTGGATGCTAAAGAAATTGAGGCGTAATG ctaACAAGTTTGACCTAAACAG TAACTCAGAAACTGAGGATCATCCTCAGGTTTATAAGAACAGTATTGATAGTCTCATATAG